In one window of Pseudomonas sp. IAC-BECa141 DNA:
- the mraY gene encoding phospho-N-acetylmuramoyl-pentapeptide-transferase: protein MLLLLAEYLQQFYKGFAVFQYLTLRGILGVLTALVLSLCYGPWMIRTLQNRQIGQAVRNDGPQSHLSKSGTPTMGGALILSSIGVSTLLWADLSNRYVWVVLLVTLLFGAIGWVDDYRKVIEKNSRGLPSRWKYFWQSVFGLGAAIFLYMTASTPVETTLILPMLKDYSIPLGAGFIVLTYFVIVGSSNAVNLTDGLDGLAIMPTVMVGGGLGIFCYLSGNVKFAEYLLIPYVPGAGELIVFCGALIGAGLGFLWFNTYPAQVFMGDVGALALGAALGTIAVIVRQEIVLFIMGGVFVMETLSVVIQVASFKLTGRRVFRMAPIHHHFELKGWPEPRVIVRFWIITVILVLIGLATLKLR from the coding sequence ATGCTGCTGCTGCTAGCGGAGTATCTGCAACAGTTCTACAAAGGCTTCGCGGTCTTCCAGTACCTGACCCTGCGCGGGATTCTCGGTGTGCTGACCGCGCTGGTCTTGTCGCTGTGCTACGGCCCGTGGATGATCCGCACCCTGCAGAACCGTCAGATTGGTCAGGCCGTTCGTAACGACGGCCCGCAATCGCACCTGTCCAAATCCGGTACGCCGACCATGGGCGGCGCGCTGATTCTGTCTTCGATCGGTGTCAGCACCCTGTTGTGGGCCGACCTGAGCAACCGCTACGTGTGGGTCGTGTTGCTGGTGACCCTGCTGTTCGGCGCCATCGGCTGGGTCGACGACTATCGCAAGGTGATCGAGAAGAACTCCCGTGGTCTGCCGAGTCGCTGGAAATATTTCTGGCAGTCAGTGTTCGGCCTCGGCGCGGCGATCTTCCTTTATATGACCGCCTCCACGCCGGTGGAAACCACCCTGATCCTGCCGATGCTCAAGGACTACAGCATTCCGCTGGGCGCAGGCTTCATCGTGCTCACGTACTTCGTGATCGTCGGTTCGAGCAACGCGGTCAACCTCACCGACGGCCTCGACGGTCTGGCGATCATGCCGACAGTAATGGTCGGCGGCGGCCTGGGCATCTTCTGCTACCTGTCGGGTAACGTGAAATTCGCTGAGTACCTGCTGATCCCTTACGTACCGGGCGCAGGCGAGCTGATCGTGTTCTGCGGCGCGCTGATCGGTGCCGGCCTGGGCTTTCTGTGGTTCAACACCTACCCGGCGCAAGTCTTCATGGGCGACGTCGGCGCACTGGCGCTGGGCGCGGCCCTGGGCACCATCGCGGTGATCGTCCGTCAGGAAATCGTCCTGTTCATCATGGGCGGCGTGTTTGTGATGGAAACCCTGTCAGTCGTCATTCAGGTTGCGTCCTTTAAGCTGACCGGTCGCCGTGTGTTCCGCATGGCACCGATTCACCACCACTTTGAACTCAAGGGCTGGCCCGAGCCGCGCGTGATCGTCCGTTTCTGGATCATCACCGTGATTCTCGTGCTGATCGGCCTTGCCACCCTGAAGCTGAGGTAG
- a CDS encoding UDP-N-acetylmuramoyl-tripeptide--D-alanyl-D-alanine ligase, translating into MLKALKLSELTNALDARLISADASFDGVSIDSRAIKAGQLFIALTGPRFDGHDYLNEVAAKGAVAALVEREVADSTLPQLLVKDTRQALGQLGALNRAAFTKPVAAVTGSSGKTTVKEMLASILRTRGSVHATRGNLNNDLGVPLTLLELAPEHSAAVIELGASRLGEIAYTVGLTKPHVAILNNAGTAHVGEFGGPEKIVEAKGEIIEGLAADGVAVLNLDDKAFGIWKTRAAGRKVLTFALSNSQADFYASDLATDARGCPAFNLHTPEGVERVQLNLLGTHNVANAMAAAAAAHALGVSLFGIATGLGAVQPVKGRTVAQLAKNGMRVIDDTYNANPTSMCAAVDILAGFSGRTVLVLGDIGELGDWAEQGHRDVGEYARGKVSALYAVGPNMIHAVNAFGEQAHHFGTQAELIQALDAEQDTNTTILIKGSRSAAMENIVAALCGSSLEKH; encoded by the coding sequence ATGCTTAAGGCCCTGAAACTCAGCGAATTGACCAACGCGCTCGATGCCCGTCTGATCAGTGCCGACGCCAGTTTTGACGGCGTGAGCATCGACAGCCGCGCGATCAAGGCCGGCCAACTGTTTATCGCCCTGACCGGCCCGCGTTTCGACGGTCATGACTATTTGAATGAAGTCGCTGCCAAAGGCGCCGTTGCTGCATTGGTCGAGCGCGAAGTCGCCGACAGCACGCTGCCGCAGTTGCTGGTCAAGGACACCCGCCAGGCGCTCGGCCAATTGGGTGCGCTGAACCGTGCCGCGTTCACCAAGCCGGTCGCCGCCGTTACCGGTTCCAGTGGCAAGACCACAGTCAAGGAAATGCTCGCGAGCATCCTGCGCACGCGCGGTTCGGTACACGCGACCCGTGGCAACCTGAACAACGACCTCGGCGTACCGCTGACCCTGCTCGAACTCGCCCCGGAGCACAGCGCGGCGGTGATCGAACTGGGTGCTTCGCGTCTGGGTGAAATCGCTTACACCGTAGGGCTGACCAAGCCGCACGTGGCGATACTCAACAATGCCGGAACCGCCCATGTCGGCGAGTTTGGCGGGCCGGAGAAAATTGTTGAAGCCAAGGGCGAAATCATCGAAGGACTGGCAGCCGATGGCGTCGCGGTGCTGAACCTCGATGACAAGGCGTTTGGCATCTGGAAGACCCGCGCTGCCGGTCGCAAGGTACTGACGTTTGCTCTGAGCAACTCTCAGGCGGATTTTTACGCCAGCGACCTGGCCACCGATGCCCGTGGCTGCCCGGCGTTCAACCTGCACACTCCTGAAGGTGTGGAACGGGTTCAACTGAACCTGCTCGGCACCCATAACGTCGCCAACGCCATGGCTGCCGCCGCTGCCGCGCACGCCTTGGGCGTGTCGCTGTTCGGCATCGCCACGGGGCTTGGCGCGGTACAACCGGTCAAGGGTCGCACCGTCGCGCAGCTGGCGAAAAACGGCATGCGCGTGATCGACGACACTTACAACGCGAACCCCACCTCCATGTGCGCGGCCGTTGATATACTCGCCGGCTTTTCCGGCCGCACCGTCCTGGTGCTCGGGGATATCGGCGAGTTGGGCGACTGGGCGGAGCAGGGGCACCGCGACGTGGGCGAGTACGCCCGGGGCAAGGTTTCCGCGCTTTATGCCGTCGGGCCGAACATGATCCACGCCGTGAACGCATTCGGCGAACAGGCGCATCACTTCGGCACTCAGGCCGAACTGATCCAGGCCCTCGACGCCGAGCAGGACACAAACACCACCATTTTGATCAAGGGTTCGCGCAGCGCGGCGATGGAAAACATCGTTGCGGCCCTGTGCGGGTCCAGTCTGGAGAAACATTAA